The following proteins come from a genomic window of Nitrospira sp.:
- a CDS encoding Putative membrane protease YugP has protein sequence MVRLVLLLIVVALILVGPQLWTRRVFAKHSALRADYPGTGGELARHLLNRFELQHITVEPTEKGDHYDPVMKAVRLTPAIFDGKSLTAITIAAHEVGHAIQDHLGYQPLAERTKLVRFAQGAEKAGAVLMMGIPVAAAVARTPVASVVVMMAGMATMGISTLIHLVTLPVEWDASFRRALPVLRQGQYLSPEDEPGARSILTAAALTYVAASLASLLNLWRWIGFLRR, from the coding sequence ATGGTGCGTCTTGTCTTACTCTTGATCGTCGTCGCCCTGATCCTCGTCGGACCTCAACTTTGGACCAGGCGGGTGTTTGCCAAGCATAGCGCGCTCCGTGCCGACTATCCGGGCACGGGAGGTGAATTGGCTCGGCACCTGCTCAATCGGTTCGAGCTGCAGCACATCACAGTCGAACCGACCGAGAAGGGGGACCACTACGATCCTGTCATGAAAGCGGTCCGCCTGACACCCGCTATTTTCGATGGAAAATCCCTCACGGCGATTACCATCGCCGCTCACGAAGTCGGGCACGCCATTCAAGACCACCTAGGATACCAGCCGCTTGCAGAACGGACAAAGCTCGTTCGGTTCGCACAAGGCGCGGAGAAGGCCGGGGCGGTCCTGATGATGGGAATTCCCGTCGCGGCGGCCGTAGCCCGAACACCGGTTGCGAGTGTCGTCGTCATGATGGCCGGAATGGCGACGATGGGAATCTCCACGCTGATCCACCTCGTCACGCTGCCGGTCGAATGGGACGCCAGCTTCAGGCGCGCCCTGCCCGTACTCCGGCAGGGCCAGTATCTCTCGCCTGAGGATGAGCCGGGCGCTCGCAGCATACTCACCGCAGCCGCGCTGACGTATGTCGCCGCCTCCCTCGCCAGTCTGCTGAACTTGTGGCGCTGGATTGGGTTCCTGCGGCGATAG
- a CDS encoding Signal peptidase I — translation MAISVLVAWSGLWAGCGTTLVPQSDHDRESQAVFHQLASLDVASNRLYESIADQSDVEGFSHRLEVESDRAGPFTSLERERIAQSFVRSLKVMLFDLAPANFWEHHLAQYYASTLSITEARRLIEDYGDEILIPTSRVHELRRSFVKDRLPDLLPAVRTRSLLFHISNEAMVPTLLPGDHVIADRAAYHAAEPRRGDVVVYRYPNENGTRFLHRVIGVPGDRIDVRNQVVSVNEEIVTEPYVQHTDRSSMVGNVRDYLGPVIVPADTYFVLGDNREESLDSRFLGPISKEHILGRAVFIYWSIDHSTRIPRWDRLNQSVH, via the coding sequence ATGGCCATCAGTGTGCTTGTGGCATGGAGCGGGCTCTGGGCTGGGTGCGGCACGACTCTGGTGCCTCAGTCTGACCATGACCGCGAGTCGCAGGCCGTTTTTCATCAGTTGGCAAGCCTGGACGTGGCTTCGAATCGTTTGTACGAATCGATCGCGGACCAATCCGATGTGGAGGGGTTCAGCCATCGGCTGGAGGTCGAGTCTGATCGTGCCGGTCCGTTCACGTCGTTGGAGAGGGAGCGCATCGCGCAGTCGTTCGTGCGTTCGCTCAAGGTCATGCTCTTCGATCTGGCCCCGGCGAACTTCTGGGAACATCATCTCGCGCAATACTATGCTTCAACGTTGTCCATCACGGAGGCCCGGCGGTTGATCGAGGACTACGGCGACGAAATCCTCATCCCGACGTCACGCGTGCATGAACTCCGCAGGAGTTTTGTGAAGGACCGCCTGCCGGACCTGTTGCCCGCGGTGCGAACACGGTCGCTTCTATTCCACATCTCGAATGAAGCGATGGTCCCAACGCTCTTGCCGGGAGACCATGTGATTGCGGACAGGGCTGCGTATCACGCAGCCGAACCTCGGCGCGGTGATGTCGTCGTCTATCGCTATCCGAATGAGAATGGAACACGCTTTCTTCACCGCGTGATCGGGGTTCCCGGCGATCGGATCGACGTTCGCAATCAGGTCGTCTCCGTGAATGAAGAAATCGTAACCGAACCCTATGTGCAACATACCGACCGATCCAGTATGGTCGGAAACGTCCGCGATTACCTCGGACCTGTGATCGTGCCTGCCGACACGTATTTCGTCTTGGGCGACAATCGGGAAGAGAGTCTGGACAGCCGCTTCTTGGGACCCATCAGCAAGGAGCACATTCTAGGGCGGGCGGTGTTCATCTACTGGTCGATTGATCACAGCACGAGGATTCCTCGTTGGGATCGTCTCAATCAATCGGTGCATTGA
- a CDS encoding Serine phosphatase RsbU, regulator of sigma subunit, with protein sequence MFGMCDPLLAVSSMLLGGAAAYVILSIAERMRAPDQGPVKMRWLTIGAVAAGLEIWAIHYIGNLAFCPPVSTPQDSALAVLSLLSAGATGAVAVYLISSHADSRMRLVSGGMLMGGCMNLTHFSSMLAVHQPIDLENDVMLFVLSVVGIIALSIIVLTLGAWNIAYGNWRVTEKASAMGLALAGSHLIGMIPMHGISDMTTAAPPPGIEMDLLAVVAVSLSTLLAIIDRQVTAASSRARESHARMTEAIESVPQWFALFDRDDRLVICNRKYREVMSGLSADVQLGDSFESIIRRIAERGDIPAAIGDVESWIQKRLDLHHHPQGPHLQYRSSGEWIQINERRTHDGGIVFIATDITALKHAEQAAEEAKARLADSLALVNAAKARMQEELNVGRDIQRSMLPRVFPAFPDRKELELYAVLEPALEIGGDLYDFFLIDDQRLCFVIGDVSGNGVPAALFMAMTKIMVKTRASSDPSPASIVTHVNDALSAENDSCMFVTLYLGILNLRDGTLLTTNAGHNPPLLKRRNGKFEWLTAQDGPLVGPMPGIAFKESLIQLAPGDELFFYTDGVTEADNTRRELFGKDRLKAVLDQSKAVSVVDRIGDVMKAVKTFAGGAPQADDITILGIRYLGVAPSDVAINMFRQTMLNRLAVIPMIQTAFERYVAQWERAKPLIPTLNMALDDLLNNVVQYAFPNDPTEHTIAVEGEVRDECVVLTITDDGIPFNPLTVATPDLSRLLHEREIGGLGIHLIRSLFDEVTYHRHVGRNVLTVKKKFVSEPSVSRRRPNQTGVRASEVERKAPQAGPDSTSMTISIALHRSGDVMIVTPQNRFDTNSAPEVERILTESIERGERQIVLDLSRISYISSIGLRVILKAVMAMTRTGGRIVLSGGNDHVGTVLQLSGALMMSLHASTLEDAVSKVQEGR encoded by the coding sequence GTGTTCGGAATGTGCGATCCCTTGCTTGCCGTTTCCTCGATGCTGCTGGGTGGCGCGGCCGCCTATGTCATCCTCAGCATCGCCGAGCGGATGCGCGCGCCCGACCAAGGCCCCGTCAAGATGCGATGGCTCACGATCGGTGCCGTCGCAGCCGGCCTTGAAATATGGGCGATTCACTACATCGGGAATCTGGCGTTCTGTCCGCCGGTCTCGACACCCCAGGACTCGGCGCTTGCCGTGCTTTCCCTTTTGTCGGCCGGGGCGACCGGAGCCGTGGCCGTGTACCTGATCAGCAGCCATGCCGACAGTCGAATGCGGCTCGTCTCTGGAGGAATGCTGATGGGTGGCTGCATGAACCTGACCCATTTTTCCAGCATGTTGGCGGTCCACCAGCCGATCGACCTCGAGAATGACGTGATGCTCTTCGTGCTGTCGGTTGTGGGGATCATCGCACTGAGCATCATCGTTCTCACGCTCGGAGCGTGGAATATCGCGTACGGAAACTGGCGGGTGACGGAAAAGGCGAGTGCCATGGGGTTGGCTCTTGCCGGATCCCACCTCATCGGGATGATTCCCATGCACGGTATTTCCGACATGACGACCGCCGCTCCGCCGCCGGGAATCGAGATGGATCTCCTCGCGGTTGTCGCCGTATCGCTCTCGACACTTCTAGCCATCATCGATCGGCAAGTGACGGCGGCATCAAGTCGGGCGCGCGAGAGCCATGCCCGGATGACCGAGGCCATCGAAAGTGTGCCTCAATGGTTTGCGCTGTTTGACCGGGACGATCGTCTCGTCATCTGTAACCGCAAGTATCGCGAAGTGATGTCCGGGCTGAGCGCCGACGTGCAGCTCGGCGACTCGTTCGAATCGATCATTCGCCGTATTGCTGAACGGGGTGATATCCCCGCTGCGATCGGAGACGTCGAATCCTGGATCCAAAAGCGCCTCGACCTGCACCACCATCCTCAAGGGCCCCACCTTCAATACCGTTCCAGCGGCGAATGGATCCAGATCAACGAGCGCAGGACGCACGACGGCGGCATTGTCTTCATCGCCACCGACATTACGGCTCTGAAACATGCGGAACAGGCCGCCGAAGAGGCCAAAGCGCGGTTAGCGGATTCGTTGGCGTTGGTGAATGCCGCGAAGGCCCGCATGCAGGAAGAGCTGAATGTCGGTCGGGATATTCAACGGAGCATGCTCCCACGCGTGTTTCCGGCTTTCCCGGATCGGAAGGAGCTGGAGCTCTATGCGGTCCTCGAACCGGCTCTGGAAATCGGCGGGGACCTCTATGATTTCTTTTTGATCGACGACCAGCGGCTCTGTTTCGTCATCGGCGATGTGTCGGGCAACGGGGTTCCTGCCGCGCTGTTCATGGCGATGACCAAAATTATGGTGAAGACTCGGGCGTCGTCGGATCCCTCGCCCGCCAGTATCGTCACCCATGTGAATGACGCGCTCAGCGCGGAAAACGACAGCTGTATGTTCGTCACCCTGTACCTGGGCATCTTGAATCTCCGCGACGGCACGCTCCTCACGACCAATGCGGGCCATAATCCTCCGCTGTTGAAGCGACGGAACGGGAAGTTTGAGTGGTTGACGGCCCAAGATGGGCCGCTCGTCGGTCCGATGCCGGGCATTGCCTTCAAGGAGAGCCTCATCCAATTGGCCCCTGGGGATGAGCTCTTCTTTTATACCGATGGGGTCACCGAAGCCGACAATACGCGGCGCGAATTGTTCGGCAAGGACCGATTGAAAGCGGTGCTGGATCAATCCAAGGCCGTCTCGGTGGTCGATCGTATCGGTGACGTCATGAAGGCGGTGAAGACCTTCGCCGGCGGCGCTCCGCAGGCGGATGATATCACCATATTGGGAATACGGTATCTCGGGGTCGCCCCGTCCGATGTGGCAATCAACATGTTCCGCCAGACAATGCTCAACCGATTGGCGGTCATTCCGATGATCCAGACGGCGTTTGAGCGGTATGTGGCGCAATGGGAACGGGCCAAGCCGCTCATTCCTACACTCAACATGGCATTGGATGATCTGCTCAACAATGTCGTGCAGTATGCCTTTCCGAACGATCCGACGGAGCACACCATTGCCGTGGAAGGCGAAGTGCGCGATGAGTGCGTGGTCCTGACCATTACGGATGACGGGATTCCCTTCAACCCCTTAACGGTCGCCACACCGGATTTGTCGCGGCTCCTGCACGAACGCGAGATCGGAGGTTTGGGAATTCACTTGATACGCTCCCTGTTTGACGAAGTGACGTACCATCGCCATGTGGGTCGCAACGTGTTGACGGTGAAAAAGAAGTTCGTATCTGAGCCGTCCGTCTCTAGGAGACGTCCTAATCAGACCGGAGTCAGGGCATCCGAAGTCGAACGAAAGGCACCACAAGCAGGCCCGGACTCGACGAGCATGACGATCAGTATCGCATTACATCGGAGCGGTGATGTGATGATCGTCACCCCGCAGAACCGCTTCGACACGAACAGTGCGCCGGAGGTCGAGCGTATCCTGACGGAATCCATCGAGCGCGGGGAACGGCAGATTGTCTTGGATCTTTCTCGAATTTCGTACATTTCGTCCATTGGACTGCGGGTGATCTTGAAAGCCGTGATGGCCATGACCCGCACAGGCGGAAGAATCGTACTCAGTGGAGGGAACGACCACGTCGGAACAGTGCTCCAATTGAGCGGGGCGCTGATGATGAGCCTCCATGCCTCCACGCTCGAAGACGCCGTCTCGAAGGTTCAAGAGGGACGTTGA
- a CDS encoding DEAD-box ATP-dependent RNA helicase DeaD: MKHGQSLESAIPAVTGFSPGFAALGLEAPLLATLETLGYEEPTPIQREAIPPLLAGRDLLGQAATGTGKTAAFALPMLQRISHAARVRPSALVLVPTRELAIQVGEAVQRYGRELQVSALPVYGGQAIGPQLHALKRGVDVVVATPGRALDHIRRGTLKLHEVRIVVLDEADEMLDMGFADDLDTILTGTPKTKQTALFSATMPQRIRTIAHRHLQNPIEITIAKEPVKAGTAPRVQQTAYIVARPHRAAALARVIDVVGANSALVFCRTRLEVDEVTVMLAGRGHRTEAIHGGMSQGQRDRVMQAFKAGQTELLVATDVAARGLDIPQVSHVINYDLPSSAEIYVHRIGRTGRAGREGAAITILDPREQRLLRTIEQHTKARVTVLPIPSVADLRTRQLDRVQAAVEQVLRDGPLDTFKHLVERLSAYPQAEVAAAALKLLVRAQGGERQEQEIPVIPVRPPEFGRPIRQGRHSDGRGHGGSSGVGRLPTGGPQQGKRTVEMARLYIGVGREAGIRPGDLVGAIANEARINSNAIGTIEIEHRFSIVDVPASMAPRIIEVLGRARIKGRRVPVRLFRE, encoded by the coding sequence ATGAAACATGGCCAGTCCTTAGAGTCCGCTATTCCGGCCGTCACAGGATTTTCACCGGGCTTCGCTGCCTTAGGACTTGAAGCGCCGCTGCTCGCAACATTGGAAACGCTGGGCTATGAGGAACCCACTCCCATACAACGGGAAGCGATTCCCCCGCTCCTCGCAGGTCGGGATCTGCTTGGACAGGCGGCGACCGGCACAGGCAAGACCGCGGCCTTCGCATTACCGATGCTGCAGCGAATCAGTCATGCTGCGAGGGTACGTCCTTCGGCACTTGTGCTTGTCCCGACTCGCGAGTTGGCGATTCAAGTCGGGGAAGCGGTGCAGCGGTACGGAAGGGAATTACAAGTGAGTGCGTTACCGGTGTACGGTGGACAAGCGATCGGTCCGCAATTGCACGCGCTGAAGCGGGGAGTCGACGTGGTCGTCGCCACACCCGGTCGGGCACTGGATCATATCCGCCGTGGCACGCTGAAACTGCACGAGGTGAGGATCGTCGTATTGGACGAAGCGGACGAAATGCTGGACATGGGGTTTGCGGACGATTTGGATACGATCCTAACCGGGACGCCAAAGACCAAACAGACGGCCTTGTTCTCGGCGACGATGCCCCAAAGAATCCGTACCATCGCCCATCGGCATCTTCAGAACCCGATCGAGATCACGATTGCCAAAGAACCGGTCAAGGCCGGCACGGCTCCACGTGTCCAGCAGACGGCGTATATCGTCGCGAGGCCTCACCGGGCGGCGGCGCTTGCCCGTGTCATCGACGTGGTAGGCGCGAACTCCGCGCTGGTCTTCTGCAGAACCAGACTGGAGGTCGATGAAGTCACGGTGATGCTGGCGGGCCGTGGTCATCGGACCGAGGCCATTCACGGCGGCATGAGTCAGGGACAGCGGGACCGTGTCATGCAGGCGTTCAAGGCCGGACAGACGGAATTACTGGTGGCGACCGATGTGGCGGCACGCGGGCTGGATATACCTCAAGTATCACACGTGATCAATTACGACCTGCCGTCCTCCGCTGAAATCTATGTCCATCGGATCGGCCGGACCGGACGGGCCGGTCGGGAGGGTGCGGCGATCACCATTCTGGACCCCCGTGAACAACGTTTACTACGAACAATTGAACAACACACGAAAGCACGGGTCACTGTTCTACCGATCCCGAGCGTGGCCGACCTGCGCACCAGGCAGTTAGATCGCGTGCAAGCCGCGGTGGAACAGGTATTACGCGATGGACCGCTGGATACGTTCAAACACCTCGTAGAGAGGCTATCCGCCTATCCCCAGGCAGAGGTGGCGGCAGCGGCGTTGAAGCTACTGGTTCGCGCACAAGGCGGCGAGCGTCAGGAGCAGGAGATTCCTGTCATACCTGTCAGGCCGCCGGAATTTGGACGGCCTATTCGGCAGGGACGGCATTCAGATGGTCGAGGTCATGGTGGATCGTCCGGAGTGGGACGTCTGCCGACAGGAGGGCCGCAACAAGGTAAGCGAACGGTCGAGATGGCGCGCCTGTATATCGGGGTGGGACGCGAAGCAGGCATCAGACCCGGCGATTTGGTGGGGGCAATTGCCAATGAAGCGAGGATCAACTCCAACGCCATCGGGACCATTGAAATCGAACATCGGTTTTCCATCGTTGATGTGCCGGCATCTATGGCTCCACGCATTATCGAAGTACTTGGTCGTGCTCGCATTAAAGGCCGAAGGGTGCCTGTACGACTGTTTCGCGAGTAG
- a CDS encoding Oligopeptide transporter: MKNSQPLVPATVILPEITVKAVLLSVILAAVLAAANAYLGLFAGMTVSASIPAAVASMAILRFFRESNVLENNIVQTAASSGEALAAGVIFTIPALLLVGYWSEFDYRQTVLIASVGGLLGVLFTIPLRRALIVTARLRFPEGVATAEVLKLGAAEGSETGSVESIRDFRSLLSAALLGSLVKFSESGLRLWAESVEGAAQTGRTVFYAGLNLSPALLAVGFIIGLQTAAVVFLGGVIGWVILMPAYGLVHGVPSDRTGLAAAVSIWSGQIRYVGIGAMLTGGLWTLTKLREPVWKSLITLRAGYRGVKVKAEVKEHLKGENVPRTEQDAPFLWIVVPFALSLLPMAWIYSTVVDNFLLGLLMTIVMALAAFLFSSVAAYMAGMVGSSSNPVSGVTIATIMIAALLLVFFMGAGHPAGPAAALVIGAVVCCAAAMGGDNLQDLKTGHLVGATPWKQQVMQVIGVLTGALVLVPVLSLLQAKYGIGEPTSSHPHPLSAPQATLMANLTRSVFGAGLPWPLVGLGAGIGILIILIDRRQELRSSALRLPVLAVALGIYLPLKLSATIFLGGAIAAFAALAHRQTGEGREPSQRGLLFAAGLITGEALMGIMLAMPIALAALWPSLSVDPFTMFAAPPFDGWPGLAMMAVVGFALYRIGAGHGRATPASSIESAPQDKS, from the coding sequence ATGAAAAATTCCCAGCCTCTCGTCCCTGCCACAGTCATACTTCCTGAGATTACCGTTAAAGCGGTCCTATTATCGGTTATCCTGGCAGCGGTCTTGGCGGCCGCCAATGCCTATCTCGGCTTGTTTGCCGGCATGACGGTGTCTGCGTCTATTCCTGCAGCAGTCGCTTCCATGGCAATTCTACGATTCTTCCGTGAATCGAACGTGCTCGAAAACAATATCGTTCAAACCGCGGCTTCATCGGGGGAAGCATTGGCGGCCGGCGTCATTTTCACGATTCCCGCGCTCCTGCTGGTCGGATATTGGTCGGAATTCGACTATCGACAGACCGTTCTCATCGCTTCGGTCGGAGGGCTGCTCGGCGTGCTCTTTACAATTCCGCTGCGACGGGCGCTGATTGTAACGGCTCGCTTGCGGTTTCCTGAAGGAGTGGCGACGGCGGAAGTCCTCAAGCTTGGCGCAGCGGAAGGGAGCGAAACCGGGTCAGTCGAATCAATCAGGGATTTTCGGTCGCTGTTGTCGGCTGCTCTGCTGGGGAGCCTGGTGAAGTTCAGCGAGAGCGGCCTCCGATTGTGGGCGGAGTCTGTGGAAGGGGCCGCACAGACCGGACGCACCGTATTCTACGCAGGACTCAACCTTTCGCCGGCGCTGCTTGCAGTCGGATTTATCATCGGTTTGCAAACAGCCGCGGTCGTTTTTCTTGGAGGCGTCATCGGATGGGTCATCCTGATGCCCGCTTATGGACTCGTCCATGGGGTGCCGTCGGATCGGACGGGCCTTGCGGCGGCGGTGTCGATTTGGAGCGGGCAGATTCGCTACGTCGGTATTGGAGCGATGCTGACCGGAGGGCTATGGACACTCACAAAATTACGCGAGCCGGTCTGGAAAAGTCTCATCACGCTCCGAGCAGGTTACCGGGGAGTCAAGGTTAAGGCTGAGGTTAAGGAGCATCTGAAGGGCGAGAACGTGCCGAGGACGGAACAGGACGCTCCATTCCTGTGGATCGTGGTGCCATTTGCCCTATCGCTCCTGCCGATGGCCTGGATCTATTCGACGGTCGTGGACAATTTTCTTCTCGGTTTGTTGATGACGATCGTGATGGCACTTGCCGCCTTTCTTTTCTCGTCGGTCGCCGCCTATATGGCCGGGATGGTCGGTAGTTCGAGCAATCCCGTCTCAGGCGTGACGATTGCCACCATTATGATCGCCGCCCTGCTGCTCGTGTTTTTTATGGGAGCTGGACATCCAGCGGGACCGGCGGCCGCATTGGTGATCGGAGCAGTCGTCTGCTGCGCCGCTGCGATGGGCGGAGACAATCTCCAAGATCTCAAGACAGGCCATCTGGTCGGAGCGACGCCATGGAAACAACAAGTCATGCAAGTCATCGGGGTCTTGACAGGCGCGCTGGTTCTCGTGCCGGTTCTGTCGCTCCTCCAAGCCAAGTATGGAATCGGCGAACCGACGAGCAGTCATCCGCATCCGCTGAGTGCGCCACAGGCCACATTGATGGCCAATCTGACCAGAAGTGTGTTCGGAGCAGGATTACCCTGGCCCCTCGTAGGCCTGGGTGCCGGAATCGGAATACTGATCATCCTGATTGATCGACGGCAAGAACTCCGTAGCAGTGCATTGAGATTGCCCGTGCTTGCCGTGGCACTGGGCATCTACCTGCCGCTGAAGCTTTCGGCGACCATTTTTTTGGGTGGTGCAATTGCGGCTTTTGCGGCTTTGGCGCATAGACAAACAGGCGAGGGACGTGAACCGTCGCAGAGGGGATTGCTCTTTGCCGCCGGACTGATCACCGGCGAAGCCTTAATGGGCATCATGCTGGCCATGCCGATCGCGCTCGCCGCCCTATGGCCAAGCCTCAGCGTCGATCCATTTACGATGTTTGCCGCTCCTCCGTTCGATGGATGGCCCGGTCTCGCCATGATGGCCGTGGTGGGATTCGCGCTCTATCGGATCGGGGCGGGGCATGGTCGGGCCACTCCGGCATCCTCGATTGAATCGGCGCCACAGGATAAATCATGA
- a CDS encoding ATP-dependent helicase HrpB, with product MSPLPIEDVLPSLCRALEAGPNVLLTAPPGAGKTTLVPLALLKARWLSDKKILLLEPRRLAARAAAHRMAEGLQEDVGETVGYRMRLETKIGPATKIEVVTEGVLTRLLQQDPSLEAYGIVLFDEFHERSLQADTGLALCLEAQRLFRPDLRLLIMSATLDCGPVAELLGQAPLVTCEGQMFPVETQYLDQPLIGRLDVAVSHLIRQSLAKDQGSLLVFLPGMAEIRRVERLLQDFGLDRSIQIAPLHGDLPQDMQDAAIRPTAPGLRKVVLATSIAETSLTIDGIRVVIDAGRERIPRYDPRSGLTRLDTIRVTKDSAEQRRGRAGRLEAGICYRLWTEKEQAMLAPRRPPEILDADLTPLMLDLAQWGAHDPAELSWLTPPPAGAVTQAKDLLVQLGAFSADGRPTDHAGRMAELPLHPRLAHMMLGAVPLGLADLACEVAALLSERDILHHGPREQQNADLRVRLDVLRGQYDSIGLEVNRAAVDRVRRTARLWRRRLISEQSRGVENNGYDCSSSIGLLVALAYPDRIARRQSEGHYRLVNGRGARFKTADPLALEPFLVIADLGGGDQWSEINLAVPIAPKDIVSLYRNRLIEEEEVTWDDALRAVRAVRRRRLGAMSLVEEAVPSPDADKVKAALLQGFHKYGLEVLSFGPQLRQWRARVIWLRRMDGLRSEWPDLSDETLLQTVDQWLGPYLTGITTLDRVRRLDLTAPLHALLTYEQLRRLDRLAPTHMTVPSGSRLPLDYEQSESPVLAVRLQEMFGCKDTPRVADGKIPVILHLLSPAKRPVQVTQDLDGFWKRAYHDVRKELRGRYPKHHWPEDPVGAAPTAKAKQKNRS from the coding sequence ATGTCTCCACTTCCAATAGAAGATGTCCTCCCGTCACTCTGCCGAGCATTGGAAGCCGGCCCGAATGTATTGCTGACAGCCCCTCCAGGAGCCGGGAAAACCACGCTCGTTCCCTTGGCACTCCTGAAAGCCCGCTGGTTGTCGGATAAAAAAATTTTATTGCTCGAACCTCGGCGGCTCGCTGCGCGAGCCGCCGCTCATCGCATGGCGGAAGGATTACAAGAGGATGTCGGAGAGACCGTCGGCTATCGGATGCGTCTCGAAACGAAGATCGGACCGGCGACGAAAATCGAGGTGGTTACGGAAGGGGTGCTGACGAGGCTGCTCCAACAAGACCCATCGCTGGAGGCCTACGGCATCGTGTTGTTTGACGAATTTCACGAGCGAAGCCTGCAAGCGGACACGGGACTTGCTCTGTGCCTCGAAGCTCAACGCCTCTTCCGCCCCGACCTTCGTCTCTTAATTATGTCGGCCACTCTGGACTGCGGTCCTGTTGCCGAACTGTTGGGTCAAGCTCCCCTCGTCACGTGCGAAGGCCAGATGTTTCCGGTCGAGACCCAGTACCTTGATCAGCCGCTTATCGGACGGCTCGACGTGGCCGTATCGCACCTCATCCGGCAATCGCTGGCAAAAGATCAGGGGAGTCTGTTGGTCTTCTTGCCGGGGATGGCCGAAATTCGTCGGGTCGAACGGCTCCTCCAGGACTTTGGCCTGGACCGGTCCATACAGATCGCGCCGCTGCACGGTGATCTTCCTCAGGACATGCAGGATGCCGCGATTCGACCGACCGCTCCGGGGCTGAGAAAAGTCGTGCTTGCCACCTCCATCGCCGAAACCAGTCTGACGATCGACGGCATCCGCGTGGTGATCGATGCAGGTCGTGAACGTATTCCACGGTATGATCCACGCTCCGGTCTGACTCGATTGGACACGATTCGTGTCACGAAAGATTCTGCGGAACAACGCCGCGGAAGGGCGGGACGACTTGAAGCGGGCATCTGCTACCGACTGTGGACCGAAAAAGAACAGGCTATGCTTGCTCCCCGTCGTCCACCGGAAATTCTCGATGCGGATCTCACTCCTCTGATGCTCGATCTTGCACAGTGGGGCGCTCATGATCCGGCCGAATTATCGTGGCTCACTCCGCCACCGGCCGGTGCAGTCACACAGGCTAAAGACTTATTGGTCCAACTCGGAGCCTTCTCAGCTGATGGGAGGCCGACCGACCATGCCGGAAGAATGGCCGAGCTTCCCCTGCATCCACGCCTCGCGCACATGATGCTTGGCGCAGTGCCGTTGGGCCTTGCCGATCTCGCTTGCGAGGTGGCGGCGCTGTTGAGTGAACGAGACATTCTTCATCACGGACCACGGGAACAACAGAACGCTGATTTGCGGGTCAGGCTGGACGTTCTGCGAGGACAGTACGATTCAATCGGTCTGGAGGTGAATCGAGCCGCGGTTGACCGAGTGAGACGAACGGCTCGACTATGGCGGAGACGGCTCATCAGCGAACAATCTCGCGGGGTCGAAAACAACGGATATGATTGTTCAAGCTCAATCGGGCTGTTGGTTGCACTGGCCTATCCTGATCGAATTGCACGGCGGCAGTCCGAGGGGCATTACCGCCTGGTGAATGGCCGAGGTGCTCGGTTTAAGACAGCCGATCCCTTGGCCCTGGAACCCTTTCTGGTGATTGCCGACTTGGGGGGAGGCGATCAGTGGTCCGAGATCAATCTCGCTGTTCCGATCGCCCCTAAAGATATTGTATCCCTGTACCGGAACCGATTGATTGAGGAAGAAGAAGTGACCTGGGACGACGCCCTCAGAGCGGTTCGAGCCGTACGCCGCCGGCGACTTGGAGCGATGAGTCTTGTAGAGGAAGCAGTCCCATCGCCTGATGCAGACAAAGTAAAAGCCGCACTTTTACAAGGCTTTCATAAATATGGGCTTGAAGTATTATCGTTCGGTCCTCAACTCCGACAGTGGCGTGCTCGCGTGATATGGCTGAGACGCATGGATGGTCTTCGATCGGAATGGCCTGATCTTTCGGATGAGACATTGCTTCAGACAGTGGATCAGTGGCTTGGTCCTTACTTAACCGGTATCACCACGCTGGATCGGGTAAGACGGTTGGATCTTACGGCACCACTCCATGCCTTACTGACGTATGAACAACTGCGTCGCCTTGACCGGCTGGCCCCGACTCACATGACGGTTCCAAGTGGTTCCCGACTTCCTCTCGATTACGAGCAATCCGAGTCTCCGGTCTTGGCGGTACGCTTGCAAGAAATGTTCGGGTGCAAGGATACTCCTCGCGTAGCGGACGGAAAGATCCCTGTAATCTTACATCTCCTGTCCCCTGCCAAACGGCCGGTGCAGGTAACCCAAGATCTCGATGGCTTTTGGAAGCGAGCGTATCACGATGTCCGCAAAGAATTACGCGGCCGATATCCCAAGCACCATTGGCCTGAAGATCCTGTCGGTGCCGCGCCGACGGCCAAGGCAAAGCAAAAAAACCGAAGCTGA